ataatGGTTGTACTATGAGAAAATTccataaatgtatttttaaattttaaagaaagatATAAAAAGTGATTcatagaattgattttttttcaatatactTAATATAAGCAAAAATACAGGAATAGAACTTGAtgtataaattgataataatatGGTCTTTTAATGAAGGAATATTCTTATCATTTGAGAATATTCTTAAAATTCATTCAGaatattcttaaattttattgaCAAGGAATTGCTATAAGTAATACTAAATTATGTTGTATGAATATTTCATAGAAGATATTTTAAACGAATTTACGGATATTATTTAGTTgacatcattttattttaatttcaaatattaataattattataaaataaattatgtactGGTATGGACCGACCGATCATTACCATGACTTGGTCTCCCTGACTGAGACCCCCACGGACGGTCAGGCCGACCGACACACTtaaccattaacgctcaaaccaaggtcagtgaagctaaactaccattaagaattaggtaatgcaaccgataattgtcgttttgctgtcaaattaatatgattctagcatagacttgtctaacactagagagatgatagtataattgtggtcaaATAACCTCAAGTCGTCTCCCActgaatccaatagtaaaatcagtagatcagtgtttagaatctatttgcaagcaataaaagttagcaataacaataataataaaaaggggttgagatagttgtgcagaaaatataaaagagattaaaataaagaataaaaagttgttgatcaccaagttcttccaccattgaattcttcacaggttctctaaagattaatcttttcttaATCCTCCAATAGAGCTAAACCATATTGAACATGCGTCGATCTAATTCAACtaaaactcaccagtaaaacatgcgtctactggtttaatcaatacccactttgttccatgcatatactccatgggaatgcttgcCTCCTCTTTCTTGAAACATGCgtccaagaaattaattagaacaatgcgaacgaagtaagaaaccaaagtttaagataagaaagactctcaatcatgcgttcaagtacaacctctcacaaaaaacAGCTTTCCAAGAGTTTAGACTATTAAAATAActtgctatagagaattaaaaatcgaaacttttattgaacaaaacctcataactcaatggggaattacaaaagaatcaaccaaaaaggtttagcctttcatgcagaggcaaaacaaaatattaatgcAGAGGTCAGTGATTCATAGAATTGAATTTTTTTCCAATATActtaatataagaaaaaaatacaagaatagAACTTGATGTATAAATGGATAATAAGATGGTCTTTAATGAAGGAATATTCTTAAATTTCATTTAGaatattcttaaattttattgaCAAGTAATTgctataagtttttttttattagcaataaataaaataaattaacagGAATAATTGCTATAAGTAATACTAAATTATGTTGTATGATATTTCATAGAAGATACTTTAAACTAATTCACGGATATTATTTAGTTGAAttcattcattttattataatttcaaatattaataattattagaaaataaattatttaattaaaaatttcaatttacaTTTCACCAGTAATTTTCTATTAATAGAAAATTCAGAAGTCAAGGAAAAATTAAAGACAAagatttaagaaaaaatgtGAACCATAACTTACATGGTGGATATTGAAAAGAATGTACTTGCAGATAAGcttgttaatttatattttattcatagAGAGTATTTTCATTGTGCAATAAACTTTCATCTAAtctttttttaaagttatttagTAATAGGTATAAattacctatgtatcgtttatgttaatatatgagttttggtttaatccacctatattttcttctattttttttaataatatttttttcatgtggtaCTAGATGATTGTAATTACTTGAAGTATCAACGTggttgagatgtcaagtttcatAATGATATGAGagttttggtaaaaaaaaaaaacttacaccATGGATATgaataattctattattattcgAAGATTGCAAATTCCAAGTGAATGATAAATGCTTTTCAACATATTTAATTGCAATCTAATATGCTTGTGTATAAaagatacaaaaaaaaatcaagtaatTCGGTAAATCGCTTgctcaaaataattaaaattattcttcTCCTCATTCCCTGGATCTAAAATGAATCACCACTTAAGGTTTGAAGGAAAATACTGCAAGTAACAATAGTAACGAAAATAAGAACaaacattgaaaaaaataataataaacatgaaataaaattagTCAAAGTTGGAATCTAACTCTCACCTTTTCAATGAGTGATATATagtatcactacaagaaaaacatgaaatagaaaccaattttagagacaaaaaaaaatttgttgttatagtaactaaattagagaccattttagaaactaaaaaaaaaacattctaaATTACTtcctattattgttaaatggtttctaaattggtatctaattagcaaccaaggttttaactaccaaatatttagtttctaaatttggtagcaaaagccttggttgctaattagatacatattttgaaaccatttaacaataataaaaactaatttagaaaccaaaattattttagtctctaaaatgatctctaatttagtcactatagcaactaattattttttgtcactaaaaattagtttctattttatgattttcttgtagtgtatgacTTAACTTTCTCTACATCAACTAGAACATTGCTCTTGCTGTAAAATTATATCAAAGACTATATATGTGAGAAGTTGTGAAAGATGTGCACATATAACCAAATTCACACAACTTAAAACATAAACATACTTAAATACTTCGAGCCATTTCAAATTCTCAAAGTCTTCTTCATTCATCAAGTGAGTGTATGCACCTTCCTTGTGTAAAGCTGCACAATTATGTCACACATGTTATATATGCTGCACAAAGACACCAAACAAAGTttgtacataaaaaataaactgaGGAAAAGGCTTACGATAGAAAGAGTGATATCTGATAATGAACAATCCTGCAAATGGCAAAGTGGTGTCATTTTCTTTAGCAACCTTCAAAGTACCAATGTTTGAGCATTATTAGATCTTAAATGAAGtactatatatattaaaaatatgtacaTGTGTGTAAAATTTGAAACATAAGGGTGATAAACTTATACACTGACTTAACATATACATGTAATCATTATCTCCCCATGACATGGCAACGTTGTCTAGTTTACATCATTCAGTGTAGATCCCATTTTAGTGTAATAAGCAGAGCATTTGTAATCAGGGTTATCCTTAAAATACTGCATAACGAATGAAATTGGGATAGTTAATAattgattaagaaaaaaaaacacttcatCTGCTATTGGACCATTCATAATATGTAGTCTCATGCATGATGCGACTTTCTCGATTAAGTGGTGtgttgaagatctcacatcgacaAAATAAACATTTCATAGTACCTAAATCTTACTttataaatcgattttataagattgagttataCTTAAACTCCAATTTAAAATCTTTGTTAGGAAAAATTGATTACCTTATGATGAATATTTGACTTGTCAAAGGCACAACCTACAGGAAATGTATCTCCTGCAAATATCCCATTAACCATTCAATTCAATCAAAAGGTTGAATTCAGACTTCAAAACAAAAGCTAATTATTATgcaaataatgataataatgatTGAATCAGAGAAGAAGGACTATAACCAACAACGGCTCATTGAGGAAGCTCACCAAAAACAGGAAGGACAAGAatttttccaaaatttgaaaagtcatcaatatCATGTAAGTCCCTATtggttgaaagaaagaataagaTCTAAATATTCAAATCATAGGGTCAAATAAGGATAAGAATAACCATCccttctaaattatatattgacttttgttggagatcccacatcgactagagattagagcctttcgttgtatataagtgggtgcaaacctcaccttattgagccggttttatggggttgagttaggcttaaagttcacttcgtaatatggtatcagagccattttgagcctatcctagcgagtatttgttgggcttatcaggccacccatTATCGGACCGCTATCggatcacccataatatatagtcccacgcacgagttggcagtctcggcgtgaggggggtgtgttggagatcccacatcgactagagattagagcctttcgttgtatataagtgagtgcaaacctcaccttattgagccggttttatggggttgagttagacttaaagtccacttcgtaataacttttaacaaacaatcttgcataaaaaaacaaaaaagagaaaaacttttaacatatttattattgttcttaatttgaagaaataaaataatatatcagAAACGAAAGTATTATCATCGTTTATAAAGTGTAAGTCAAAGAGTCTACGATGgattaaattttgtatatagataaaaaaaaaatattacaaccTTATAAGTGGAAATCATTTAGTAACATATGCAAATGATTATTTATCAAAGTTATACCAACACTGTGTATCTTAACTAAATATTgctataatttattattacaatTTCTTTCATAACTTCTGCTACCATTAGTAATTACATCAATTACCTTCTAATATAACATGCAATTGTTTTTTCTAAATTCTTTCGTTGTGAAAGAAATATTATAATGTCAATCTATATTTTTACAAGATTTCAATTTAAACAAATCTAAGCTTTCAACAtctataaaacaattttttaatctctattCTTTGAGAAAGTTCATCCTTCATATCTTGAAATTTATGACAACAGTAATATCAACTTCAACTGCTCCTTAATTTTCGATAATCCTTTGAAGATGCTTGGggtgatgaaattttattattattcgaAGAAGCATTTCAACATCATTTAGTAAATCGCTGGTCTCACAAGGTTCACCATCACCATTTAAGCTTGACAGGGAAATACTGCAATGCAAGTGGCCaaattcaaagaaaataaaaacccCACATATAAATATACATCAACAAGAACCGTgacagaataaaataaaataaaagattcaCCTTCTCGATCAGTGACATATAGTATGGCTTAACTTTCTCCACGTCGACCAGAACTTTGCTCTTGCTATAGAGATCATATTTGCTGCATGAATGTacacaattatatatattatttataggTTCATTAGGTAGTGAGAAGAAGTTATGGtagtaaaataaacaaatagtcaaaattataaataggtACTTGAATACTTCGAGCCATTTCAAATTCTCAAcatcttcttcattcatcaAATGAGTATATGCACCTTCCTTGTGTAGAGCTGcaaatttaattataagttGTTGTCATTTACGTGGTAATGGAAAATGGTGGAACAAATAcatagaagataaaaaaaaaaacatatatatggTGGGTGTCGAAACTGCTTACGATAGAAAGAGTGAAATCTGATTATGAACAATCCTGCAGATGGCAAAGTGCTGCCATTTTTCTTAGCAACCTGCACATTCCAATTCACCACCATGTATGGATTCATGCATTATCAGATActtttacacacacacacatatatatacatatatatatatatataaatttgtgtagTGAAGTTTATATGCATGTATATGCTCACCAAATACATGTATTCATCGTGTCCCCATGACATCATTACATTCTGCAGTCTACATCCTTCATTGTAGATTCCATTCTTAGTTTTATATGCAGGGCATTGGTAATCTGGGTTGTTCTTAAAATACTGCATATTCATCAAGATGCAATCAAGGTTTGCATTGATAGTCAATTCAAGAACAAAATGCTTCTTAATTGATCACACGAAATTGATTACCTTATGGTGAATATTTGACTCGTCAAAGGCGCAACCTAAGGGGAATGTATCTCCTGCAACAAACATGCCCTTAACTTGTTCGATCAAATGCcgaattcaaatttcaaaacaaattgGAATAAAGAAACAGAACAAGAAACAGAGATCATCTAAGTGTATACACATATAATAAGGATTAAATTAGATAAGAAGGGTTCTTACCAACAACAGCCCATTGAGGAAGTGCACCAAAGCGAGGAAGAAGAAGGATCTTTCCAAGATCTGAAACACACCAACAACATCATATACATATACCGATCTCTCTTTCTATCACGTtgcaaatttaaaattgatccAGCTTTTAATTTGCATGTATATATACGGTATTTACCATGGATAAGAGCGGTCAAATGCAACCAATCTTGTTCAGGATAATCCTTTCTGATGGCCTCAGCAGATTGCAACAAATGTTGAATTTGAGCTTCGTCCAAATCAGGATCGCTGTCATCCACCACCTCATTTAGCAGTTCGCAACATTCCCATATGCCCATTTCAGCTTTGTCAAGTGTCACATATATCTCCCTCATTCTCTTGGCCTAGATCCATATCAATCATTATCAGTTATTCGCAATTCCATAATAATCAGCATTGTCGTTCATAGTTTGAAAATGGAAATCCATATAAGTATTGGTGAAAACAATTCAACATATTGCTTTGCTTACAAAGTCATATGTCTGGTTTATGTGTTGCAACCTATAAAATTCCTCCACACCTTTTTTTCTTTCGCTTTCAATGTCATAATCTCTGCCATATTccaatttcattaaaaaaggGAACTTTAAAATCATGTGTAAAGAATACttgaaattaaaaacacaaGTAGTTAACTGAACATATGAATTAAAAACCTGAAGGAGTGACCATATGAATTGATATCTGGAGCCATAAATCCATCTTTTGCCTCATTATTATTCTTTGGCACGTTATTCCCTTGTTGAAGTTGTGAACGAATGCATGCAATATGACCATGAGAAATTAGTTTGTGCAACGTAAAGGACGAAAACAAAAGCTAGCAAAAATAGTATTGATGGTTACCAAGTGCAGGTTGGTCATTGAGGATGGCCATTTTGTTCTTCAGTGAGAAGTGAAAGGATCgggaaagagaagaaaagagagaagaaaagaaaatg
The sequence above is a segment of the Phaseolus vulgaris cultivar G19833 chromosome 2, P. vulgaris v2.0, whole genome shotgun sequence genome. Coding sequences within it:
- the LOC137811689 gene encoding inositol oxygenase 4-like — its product is MAILNDQPALELQQGNNVPKNNNEAKDGFMAPDINSYGHSFRDYDIESERKKGVEEFYRLQHINQTYDFAKRMREIYVTLDKAEMGIWECCELLNEVVDDSDPDLDEAQIQHLLQSAEAIRKDYPEQDWLHLTALIHDLGKILLLPRFGALPQWAVVGDTFPLGCAFDESNIHHKYFKNNPDYQCPAYKTKNGIYNEGCRLQNVMMSWGHDEYMYLVAKKNGSTLPSAGLFIIRFHSFYPLHKEGAYTHLMNEEDVENLKWLEVFNKYDLYSKSKVLVDVEKVKPYYMSLIEKYFPVKLKW